From Coffea arabica cultivar ET-39 chromosome 2e, Coffea Arabica ET-39 HiFi, whole genome shotgun sequence, the proteins below share one genomic window:
- the LOC113732509 gene encoding protein LNK2 isoform X6, with protein MTQMKIFLQWNLVWTHGLISRYRVLQRLMKILWSPLDDSEQGDFVDYGWASVGSFEDLERIFSNEDPIFGCGSLVNADELWSSSKDVTSSPEKSIPMSGDFPCLGLGSLRSTSEQFDVQGEYLSDQNQCFTPGHEKINLLTSNVPQNVKSCAGNIGYTGSSNNISMKEKAAFEMSGSKPVYNLQLDSGNFAVANECMVKLFSCMQGNKRKKLKGWKKSAEKSEGRHLQNLQGWTQTGNQFLQFDAPYAPNMGQSSSSLVFSQQTQFQGSESSHYKHLSSPLLTSFINGTMAKQYTAMPVLSQFHSGEVSQQPAISSYEVPGHLNPSTEPSVKSLTMTPQEKIEKLRRRQQMRAMLAIQKQQQQFGNQMSSTEYSAMEGENIEAEENLSTVASLEPNSPIEQDDSNTACVPHDDCSVQDSILYQLQDIVAKLDMRIRLCIRDSLFRLAQSASQRQNASDTSSSNKSNRDEVLSKEEINTHNRFLKASEAETETNPIDRTVAHLLFHRPLELTGRIVETPEPNLSAKILHYDKQASSSMSLQTNNLPQRLENKQILSHEESEVPCLFRKENQLEKALETSENTLTARAAETGIMKVEPSQ; from the exons ATGACACAAATGAAGATCTTTCTGCAATGGAATTTGGTGTGGACTCATGGCCTGATCTCTCGTTACCGGGTGCTGCAAAGGCTAATGAAGATACTATGG agCCCTCTTGATGATAGTGAGCAAGGCGATTTTGTTGATTATGGTTGGGCTAGTGTTGGGAGCTTTGAGGACCTTGAGAGGATCTTTAG CAATGAAGATCCAATATTTGGATGTGGAAGCCTCGTTAATGCAGATGAGCTATGGTCATCTTCCAAAGATGTCACCAGCAGCCCTGAGAAGTCAATTCCCATGTCAGGTGACTTTCCATGTCTGGGGCTAGGCTCACTAAGGAGCACGTCagagcaatttgatgttcaagGAGAGTACCTGTCAGATCAAAACCAGTGCTTTACTCCAGGACATGAGAAAATAAACTTGTTGACATCCAATGTCCCGCAGAATGTGAAGTCTTGTGCAGGAAATATAGGATACACCGGAAGTAGCAATAATATCTCAATGAAGGAGAAG GCAGCTTTTGAGATGAGTGGAAGTAAGCCAGTATATAACTTACAGCTTGATTCAGGAAATTTTGCAGTCGCTAACGAGTGTATGGTCAAG TTGTTTTCTTGTATGCAGGGGAATAAGCGAAAGAAGTTGAAAGGCTGGAAAAAATCAGCAGAAAAAAGTGAAGGCAGGCATTTGCAGAATTTACAAGGATGGACTCAAACTGGAAACCAGTTTCTTCAATTCGATGCCCCATATGCACCAAATATGGGTCAATCTAGCTCGTCTTTGGTGTTCAGTCAGCAGACACAATTTCAAGGATCAGAGTCTTCACATTACAAGCATCTCTCTAGTCCACTTTTGACTTCTTTCATTAATGGTACTATGGCAAAGCAGTATACCGCTATGCCTGTTTTGTCGCAATTTCATTCTGGAGAAGTTAGCCAGCAGCCTGCCATTTCCAGCTATGAGGTTCCTGGGCACTTGAATCCTTCTACTGAACCTTCTGTTAAGTCTTTGACAATGACTCCTCAGGAGAagattgagaaattaaggaggCGACAGCAAATGAGAGCAATGCTTGCAATTCAGAAACAACAGCAGCAGTTTGGCAATCAAATGTCATCTACTGAATATTCAGCTATGGAAGGAGAAAATATTGAAGCAGAGGAAAACCTTTCAACAGTTGCGTCTCTTGAGCCAAATTCACCCATAGAACAAGATGATTCCAATACCGCATGTGTGCCGCACGATGATTGCTCAGTCCAGGATTCAATACTATATCAACTTCAGGATATTGTAGCAAAG TTGGACATGAGGATAAGACTTTGCATTAGGGATAGTCTGTTTCGACTAGCTCAGAGTGCTAGTCAAAGGCAGAATGCCAGTGATACAAGCAGTAGCAATAAGAGCAACAGAGATGAAGTTCTCAGCAAAGAAGAAATTAACACTCATAACAG GTTTCTGAAGGCATCTGAAGCAGAGACAGAAACCAACCCAATCGACCGCACTGTGGCTCATCTGCTGTTCCATAGGCCTTTAGAGCTCACAGGAAGGATTGTTGAGACACCTGAACCAAACTTATCAGCTAAGATCCTCCACTATGACAAGCAAGCATCTAGCTCAATGAGCTTGCAAACTAACAATTTGCCTCAAAGATTAGAGAACAAGCAAATTCTATCCCATGAGGAATCAGAGGTTCCTTGCCTATTTCGTAAAGAGAATCAGTTGGAAAAAGCTTTGGAAACTTCTGAAAATACATTAACCGCCAGAGCTGCAGAAACTGGAATAATGAAAGTCGAGCCCTCCCAGTGA